Genomic DNA from Streptomyces pactum:
CCGGCGCGCGCCGGCCCCGCCCGTACCGGTACCGCCCGCACCGGTACCGGCGGTCGTCCGTACCGGCGCCGGCGGGCTGGTGCCCGCACCGGTGGGCGTGGCTCCGCGCATGGAGGGCCTCCTTCAGGGCTTGCGGTCCGTCCTGTCCTCGGTTCCCACATGAGACCCCAAAAAGGTATGAAATGCACCTTTATCGGATCGGTGGGGCGGGTGTTTCCCCCGTTGGACCGGCAGCGGATCCCGGCTGCCGCCGGGGCGGGCAGAACCTCACGCCGGGCCGGACCTCTCCAGGGGCCCCCGAGGAGAGCAGCGCCTGAGAGGAACGGCCACCCGGACGGGCCGAACCCCGGACGGGCGGGTGCGCCCGGCGAAGAGGGGCAGCCCCCACGGGAACCCCGTGGCGCACGGCGACGGGCGCCCCGCCCGCTCAGCAGCCGTCCGCTCAGTAGCCGACCGTGAACCGCACCCGGTGGTGCCGGGGCCGCTCGGCCTCGTCGATGAGCGCCACCGCGAGGTCCTCCATGGATATGGCGGAGTTGCCGTCGGCGTCCACCACCAGTTCGTCGGCGCCCAGCCGGTACGTCCCGGTGCGCACGCCCGGCTCCAGGACGGCGGGCGGGCTCAGGTAGGCCCAGTCGGCCCGGGTGTCGGCACGGCAGGCGGCGAACTGCTCGCCGCAGGCCAGTGCGATGCTCCGCCAGTCGGCGGGGAAGTCGGGGGCGTCGATCACGGTGGTCCCGCCGGTGCCGGGGACGACCAGGCTGCCCGCGCCGCCGACCAGCAGCAGCCGCGCCCCGGCCTCGGCGGTCCCGGCCAGCAGCGCGCCGGCGACCACGGCCAGCTCGCTCTCCCGGCCGGGCGCCGGGCGGGTGGCTCCCACCACCACGTCCTGACCGGCGCTCAGCCGCGCCACCGCCGCGGCGTCGGAGGCGTCACC
This window encodes:
- a CDS encoding NAD(P)-dependent oxidoreductase gives rise to the protein MRITVFGAAGSVGSRVVAEALSRGHQVTAVVRDPSRFAGLPEAAVPRAGDASDAAAVARLSAGQDVVVGATRPAPGRESELAVVAGALLAGTAEAGARLLLVGGAGSLVVPGTGGTTVIDAPDFPADWRSIALACGEQFAACRADTRADWAYLSPPAVLEPGVRTGTYRLGADELVVDADGNSAISMEDLAVALIDEAERPRHHRVRFTVGY